The Apium graveolens cultivar Ventura chromosome 6, ASM990537v1, whole genome shotgun sequence genome contains a region encoding:
- the LOC141667977 gene encoding protein DETOXIFICATION 34-like, translating to MNSHSSSPLRSPRKVVPNDREPFFVNSATSIEVDLHHSPSEVLVADAGGDYPAAYGFDDVINICYHESKKSWAIAAPIAFNILCNYGINSFTNIFVGHIGDVELSAVAISLSVIANFSFGFLFGMSSALETLCGQAYGAGQTEMLGIYMQRSWLIMLVACICITPLYIYSTPLLKLLGQREDIAELAGKFSIKIIPQMFSLAINFTTQKFLQAQSDVNILAWVAFMALLLHIATLYMFIEVFGWGTAGAAVAYDISGWGISAAQIIYIVGWCKGSWTGLSWLALKELWGFSKLSVASAVMLCLEMWYFMTIIVLTGQLEDPIIAVGSLSICMNVNGWEGMLFVGVNAAISVRVANELGSGHPRAAKYSVIVMVTQSLLIGILLMSLIMITRNHFAVIFTDSTELQQAVAKLAYLLAITMVLNSVQTVISGVAVGGGWQGLVAYINLGCYYIFGLPLGFLLGYKAHLGVQGIWMGMISGTSLQTVILLIIIWKTNWDTEVEEASQRMRKWGAPD from the exons ATGAATAGCCACAGTTCATCCCCTTTACGATCACCCAGAAAAGTAGTTCCAAATGATAGAGAGCCATTTTTTGTTAACAGTGCCACCTCTATCGAGGTGGACCTTCATCACAGCCCATCGGAGGTGCTTGTAGCAGATGCAGGTGGAGATTATCCTGCTGCTTATGGCTTTGACGATGTTATAAATATCTGTTACCATGAATCGAAAAAATCATGGGCTATTGCAGCTCCAATTGCATTCAATATTCTTTGCAATTATGGGATTAATTCCTTTACAAATATATTTGTTGGACACATTGGAGATGTAGAGCTCTCGGCTGTTGCAATTTCTCTGTCTGTTATCGCTAATTTTTCTTTTGGATTCTTG TTTGGTATGTCAAGTGCACTTGAAACACTATGCGGCCAAGCATACGGAGCAGGACAAACTGAAATGCTGGGAATTTACATGCAAAGATCCTGGCTAATCATGCTAGTTGCTTGCATTTGCATTACACCACTTTACATATATTCCACACCCCTCCTAAAACTCCTCGGGCAACGTGAAGATATAGCCGAGCTTGCGGGGAAATTCTCAATAAAAATCATTCCTCAGATGTTCTCTCTAGCAATAAATTTCACAACCCAGAAGTTTTTGCAAGCTCAAAGTGATGTTAATATTCTAGCTTGGGTTGCTTTTATGGCACTTTTGTTGCACATTGCCACATTGTACATGTTTATTGAGGTGTTTGGTTGGGGCACAGCCGGAGCTGCTGTAGCCTATGATATTTCGGGGTGGGGGATATCTGCGGCTCAGATCATATACATTGTTGGTTGGTGCAAGGGTTCGTGGACAGGTTTATCGTGGTTAGCTTTAAAGGAGCTTTGGGGATTTTCTAAGCTTTCTGTTGCCTCAGCTGTAATGCTTTGTTTAGAGATGTGGTATTTTATGACTATTATTGTGCTTACCGGACAACTTGAAGATCCAATTATAGCTGTAGGATCACTATCTATATG CATGAACGTGAATGGTTGGGAAGGCATGTTATTCGTTGGAGTTAATGCAGCAATAAG TGTCAGGGTGGCTAATGAGCTAGGATCAGGGCATCCGAGAGCTGCAAAATACTCGGTGATAGTAATGGTCACACAGTCTCTGCTGATTGGGATATTACTTATGTCGCTTATTATGATTACTAGAAACCATTTTGCTGTTATTTTTACCGACAGTACAGAACTGCAACAAGCCGTTGCTAAATTGGCTTACCTTCTTGCTATAACAATGGTGCTGAATAGTGTTCAAACCGTGATATCAG GTGTTGCTGTAGGAGGAGGATGGCAAGGACTTGTAGCTTATATTAACTTGGGTTGTTATTACATTTTTGGCCTCCCCCTTGGTTTCTTACTAGGTTACAAAGCACACTTGGGAGTTCAG GGGATATGGATGGGCATGATCTCTGGGACTTCCCTCCAAACTGtaatacttttgattatcataTGGAAAACTAATTGGGACACTGAG GTGGAAGAGGCATCACAACGGATGCGAAAATGGGGTGCGCCTGATTAA